Part of the Penaeus vannamei isolate JL-2024 chromosome 9, ASM4276789v1, whole genome shotgun sequence genome is shown below.
atatatatatatatatatatttatatacatatatatacatatatatacatatattcaggtatgtatactcgtatatatatatatatatatatatatatatatatatatatatatatatatatatatgtgtgtgtgtgtgtgtgtgtgtgtgtgtgtgtgtgtgtgtgtgtgtgtgtgtgtgtgtgtgtgtgtgtgtgtgtgtgtgtgtgtatgcatatatacatatataaacgtacatacatattcaccagCACCTCTaattcctcttaccccccccttacccctcctcccgcaGGCGCAGCACCATGCCCGACTTCTACTTCGCCAGCATGTCCCCCCCCTGCCGGGCCGCCCACCTGGTCGCCAAGGCCGTGGGGGTCGACCTCAACCTCAAGCCTCTTGACCTGTCGAAGGGCGAGCAGAATGACCCCGACTTCGTGGCCATCAATCCCCAGCACTGTGTTCCTACTCTGGTGGATGGAGACCTCACGCtgtgggagaggtgagggtggggtgggggtggattgggtgggtgggggatgggtgggtgggacggggtggggtgggagggtgggggagggggaggggatgggtgtgggtggcgggggagagggtgtatgggggggagggaggtggtggatgggggggataggtggatgggtgcATGAGGAGGAACCTGGATAGGTGTATGGGTGGAATAGGATGCGTAtgtatggatggaaggaaggacggatggatggggaggggttggatggatgagtggatgggtagAGGGTAGAAAGGTGGTttgtgggtggatgaatggatagatggatggatggggttgGAAGGGTGAATCGGTGGATAGGGGATATACtgaatggatggacggatggatggatggattgagaagaggttggatggatggatggatgggtgggcagGTGGATGATATAATGAATTAATTAGCTGATAGATTGATGAAAGGATAGAGAGTTGAATAGACGTTGCCAGTTCTTAAAATATATTGCATAGCGTGTAAAGTACCCTTAAGAGATGGTCTATATCATTATAGTGACTGTATTTTATAATTCATCTAAATAGTTCAATAGTTTACAATTACTTCCTtagttataatttttttctatacatttccttaatttttcttttgattttttgtgtgtttcgtattaatgttttgctattattattatttacttcgctctcattttgataataatttcctcgtcctctgtttctcctcgtttatcattgtcctcattgttttcttctttctttctccttcttcttcttctaaaaaaaaaatctcccaattCTCTTTATTACTCGTTATATGTTtgtcttgttttccatttttctttccctttcatatGCTGTAAGACGTTCACTTTGTTTCTCTCGTTTATCATTGCTCTCTTtgtgtccttcttcctttttctcgttcCTAATCTTCCTCATtgtggtcttcttcttcttcttcttttttcttcttcttcgttttcttctttttcttcttagttttcttcttcttcttcttctgtttcttcgttttcttcttctttttcttattattattatatattttttctttttctgcttcttttcgtCCCTCATCGTCCTTATTatgtttttctccttcctcttctttctctccttccccttcttcttcctcttcttctcataaTTCCTCGTTATACAtatattctccttttccctttccctctcccttcagccGCGCCATCTGCACCTACTTGGCCTCACAATACGGGAAAAGTGACAGCTTTTACCCGAGAGATCCCAAAACTCGTGCCAGAGTCGACCGTCTGCTGTACTTCGACATGGGGACCCTCTACGACCGTTTTGGCAAATACGCGGTAAGTGAGAACGTTGCTGTAAACGTttccgggggggtgggggtgggtggggggagggtgggggaggggtggggagtcggtgagggatggggatgtgggcacttttttttttttttttttgtttgagggGGCGAGGTTGTGCAGTCTGTGGAGTACGTTGTAAACTTTttgagtgagaatgtgtgtgtgtgctcgtgtttgtgtgtgtgcgtttgtgtttgtgcgtttctgaggctcgcgttctctttctcgttcgccttctccgtatatataaaaatgtatgtatatgtgtatgtgtgtgtgtattcgtatatatatatatatatatatatatatatatatatatatatatatatatatatatatatatatatgtatatatatatatatatatatatatatatatatatttatatatataaagatatttatttatatatatatatatatatatatataaatgtgggtgtgtgtgtgtgtgtgtgtgtgtgtgtgtgtgtgagtatgtgtaagtGTCTTCTATCTttgtaagattttttctttctttttttttttttttttttttttttttttgcgtaaatACGTGTATCTGTACCAATaacccctcccgtctccctccccctccccccgcagtaCCCCGTCCTGTTCGGCGGCGAGCGCCCCGACCCCGCCAAGCTGGAGAAGCTGCACGAGGCCCTCGGCTggctcgacgacctcctcgccGGCAGCAGCTGGGCGGTCGGCGACAGGTTCACGGTGGCCGACTGCGTCCTCGTGGCCTCCGTCTCCAGCTTCGAGGCCGGCGGGATCGACCTCGGCTCCTACGGCAGGATCACGACCTGGCTGGAGAAGTGCAAGACCTCTCTGCCGGGGTACGAGGAGGTCAGCGCTCAGGGCCTGGCGATCTTCGGCGGGTTTGCCAGGGAGAAGCTGAGCAAGTAGGCCGCTGTAGCTGGGTGGTCGTCCGGGCGTGGTTGGAATTCGCCCGATTTCgctgttattttcgtttttttttttttctttttttttttggtaccagTTTTGTGTTGTTAGCATTACTGGCGTCATCCACGAGTGTTTCGTGTGAATGTAATTGTGATTTTAATGCCtgtaaaaatgaaatattttgtaCATTTCTTGACACTGTGTCAATGAACCGTCGCGACAATAAACAATAACTAAATTATTATTTCACTATCCTTAGACATttacgcataaataaataaataaataaatatatatatatatatatatatatatatatatatatatatatatatatatatatgtatataagtaagtgtgtatatgtgtgtgtgtgtgtgtctgtgtatttatatctattttcatatatacatatatatacaaatgtatatatatatatatatatatatatatatatatatatatatatatatatatatatatatatatatatgtgtgtgtgtgtgtgtgtgtgtgtgtgtgtgtgtgtgaaaatatatatatgtatatgtatatatatatacatatacatatatatatatatatatatatatatatatatatatatgtatatatatatatacatataaacacacacacacacacatacgcacacacagacacacacacacacacatacatacaaacacacacacacacacatatatatatatatatatatatatatatatatatatatatatatatatatatatatatatatatatatatatatatatatatatatatataatatatatatatatatatatatatatatatatatatatacatatctatatatgtatgtgtatatatgaatatgtatacatatatacatatgcatacatgaaaatgaaactagcctcaatgagaattgaaaataagcgtgatgtttcgaactcttcgctcCTTgggacaaaaaccgaaatggatcaaatttcggtttttgtctgatgaggaactcgcttattttcaattctcattgaggctaatttcattttcagttttgtgttcacgtgattgtgtttgtgcttgtgttcatatacatatatatatatatatatatatatatatatatatatatatggatatatatatacatatgcatatacatatacttatgtatgtatatatatatatatatatatatatatatatatatatatatatatatatatatatatatatatatatgtatgtatgtatataatatacatacatacatatatatatacatatatatatatatatatatatatatatatatatatatatatatatatatatatatatgtatatatgtgtgtgtgtgtgtgtgtgtgtgtgtgtgcgtgtttgtcttgtttgtgtgtgtgtgtgtgtgtgtgtgtgtgtgtgtgtgtgtgtgtgtttatgcgtgtgcgtgtgtgtttgtgtgtgctttgtgtgtgtgtgtgtgtgtgtgtgtgtgtgtgcgtgtgtgtgtgtgtgtgtgtatatacatatacatatacatatatatatatatatatatatatatatatatatatatatatatatatatatatatgtatgtatatatatatatatatatatatatatatatatatatatatcataagaaatatatatcaaatacaaatcGTAAGCTATGCTTAAGCCTACTCCAAAATCTGTACTTGAGGCGTATCTCTCAGTacatacaataatataacaaatttgttatattattgtaATGAACCGATGTTACCTACAATCAAAATCGATAATATAGCATTGCATATCGTTAAAATCTCAGTATCAGAATTGATAAGCCACCATTACAATGATATAGATGTTAATGAGGGATATTAATTAACAACAATTAACGTCCGTATCaccataatcatgacaataacaatcacgtgaacaacaaagaatgaaaatgctaaaaaaaaaatgaataaataaaaaataaaaaaaataaaaaaatatgttaatgaggatattaattaACAACAATTAACGTCCGTATCAccataatcatgacgataacaatcacgtgaacaacaaagaatgaaaatgctaaaaaaaaaaaaaaaaaaaaaaaaaaaaaatcccacctaATGCACTTGCTTCAGGGACACATTCACTCTCTTACACGCCATGCTTCATCTTCTGTCACTTTCACTCTTAAATTCTTGTCAAACGAGCCGTGTAATAAGTCTGGGGGATGTCTGTTAGACTTGGAGTGTCATGGAATCACACGCATATGCActcggatggagagagagagagaatgagagagagagagagagggggggggggggagagagagagagagaggggggagggagggaggagggaaggagggagaggagagagggagggagggagggagggagggagggaggagagagagagagatagagagagagagagagagagagagagagagagagagagagagagagagagagagagagagtggggggaggaagggagggagagagagagagagagagagagagagagagagagagagagagagagagagagagagagagagagagagagagagaggggggagggagggagggaggaagggagggaaggaagagagagagagagagagagagagagggggggagggagggagggagggagagagacagagagagagagagagagagagacagaggggggagggagggagggagggagggagggagagagagagagagagagagagagagagagagagagaggggggggtggagggggggagggagggagggagggagagagagaatgagagagagaggagagagagagagagaaggagagagagagagagagaggggggggggagagggagagagaaagaggggaggaaggagggaggagggagggagggagggagagagagagagagagagagagagagagagagagagagagagagagagagagagagagagagagagagagagagagagagagagagaagaagaagaagaagaagaattagaatcaATATTTCCTTTCAATTAATTCTGCATCTGTACTCATTAAAGTCTGTTTCATTACGAATTGCCTGATTTCACATATTCTTGATAAGGtataagaaaaacagagaacaaacattaataagaaaaatagagccACCACAGAACAGAAACGGTGttacaaagggaaaagaaaacgtagcaaaaaataaataaatacataaatgaatatgtaaaatagaaaaaaaaataataataataaaataaaatggagacACCACAAAAACAGTAAATGACCTaccacaaaaaacagaaaacagtgtCTTTAGGAACAGAAACCGGAGCAAATTTGAattaaatagaatgaaataataaaagatcAGAAAATTAAGCCATCAAAGGAACAGAAAACGGAGCCgctacaaacaaaaaaaacggagccgccacaataacaaagaaaacggagccgccacaaaaacaaagaaaacgaagccgccaaaaacaaagaaaacggacctgccacgaaaacaaagaaaacggagccgccagaaaaacaaagaaaacgaacgcTTCTCCCACGCTAAACGGTTGACTGCACTAAAGGTgtgacaacaatgaaaataacacgtTTGGGTGACTGGCCAGACCTTCATGACATTGTAGTCGATGCTTTCAcgcttgtgtttgtttggatgCTGAATGAATGTTTTAGAAATTATTGgacctttttctatctctttattttattctctatatttgttcatttcttatatttattgttatatcaaGGAGAACGATAATCTGTGTTACAACGTTACAGACAAATGCGTatttacgtatgtctgtatatgcacgttatatatatatatatgtgtgtgtgtgtgtgtgtgtgtgtgtgtgtgtgtgtgtgtgtgtgtgtgtgtgtgtgtgtgtgtgtgtgcatatgacgGGTTACAATAATGCAATATGCAAATGCAGTCTGAtcaatatttgttttcttgtgtaatgTAAGCATATACCAACGTATgtgttttatctttctcatttacAAATGCAGATGAATTTGATTATTTTACCACATTCAAATACGcgtattaacacacatacacacacatgtatgtgtgtgtgtgtgtgcgtgtgtatgtatatttagatatatacaaacacacacacacacacacacacacacacacacacacacacacacacacacacacacatatatatatatatatatatatatatatatatatatatatatatatatatatatttatgtgtatgtatgcatgtatgtatacatatatgtataagtatatatgtatatgtatatatacatatatatatatatatatatacatatatatacatatatttatacatatatatatatatacatatatatatacatatatatacacacacacaaacacacacacacatatatatatacatatatatatattatatatatacatatatatatatacacatatacatatatatacatatataaatatacatatatatatatatacatgtatatttgtgtgtatgtatgtatatatatatatatatatatatatatatatatatatatatatatatatatatgtgggtgtgtgtgtgtgtgtgtgtgtgtgtgtgtgtgtgtgtgtgtgtgtgtgtgtgagtgtgtgtgtgtgtgtgtgtgtgtatatatatatatatatatatatatatatatatatatatatatatatatatatatatatatatattatacgcacacacatacgtatacataagtatatactggtatgtatacatatgtatgtgtgtgtgtctgtgtgtacatatatatatacatatataaacatatataaacatttatatgcatatatttacatgttttacTTTTATAGGGATGATTTTATACTGAGGGTCCTTAGATATTTGCTATGCCTTCCAGTCGTTGGTTTTGCGACCTTCGTTATTTTACAGTCTGAAATTCATTCGCATCTGTTATCTttatcgtatttttctttctgtcttcatcCATATCTTACGGTATTTTCAATATCCTTTTCTCGAATTTTTTTGGAATGTATGAGTAATTTCCGGTCATGGAAAAAATATTCACCTTTTACaacagtattatttttttctatacatacacCCAAAAAAACATTAAAGTTGACAGTGTTCTCATTTTTACAATAGTGGTCAAACACccattattttctatatatatacattaagggTAGAATCCTTTCCCGTACCTAGtggaaaggataaaaaatatatatatgaatataaacaccctttttcataaacatttatcaaaattatcaattatCCTCTATAAATTTGTGCTTAaatttcgcccctcccccctcttccccccttttcagtTTAtgaaatacagtgaaccctcgtttttcgcgggggttacgttccaaaaagaacccgtgataggcgaaatccgtgaagtagtaaccatttttttttacaattattatacaatgaaattataatacattgaaaccaaagaacaaaacctttttacaggcccaagcatttgtttaacaaataaaagtactgtataagcatttttacaaataactacttactctaaaataatcattttaatcatcaatacgaactgaaggcttcatgggttttagagaaaatttgcaaacaaatttggcaagctgttttacgtgcatgtacatattaaaccgtaacgttattgacacacaggtagagaagaagcggagagactgtttagccaatcagaatgcaaaacacaatgcacaatgcaaatccgtgaagcagcgagaacgcgaaaagtgaaccgcgttatagcgagggttcactgtatatatataatttcttatgaCTGTTTTTATCGTATTTCTTACAGTGTCCAACTGGCTTAGAGCCTTAAGGTTAATTACCTCAGTACCTTTACGAAAATAGTATTTATTGTTAATATACATGcgaaaatacatatctataaatctctcGAAGGGAAACACTTAATACTAATTGTTTTATAACAGCTCGTTTAGTCACGGTGAAGAGGCAGCGGGTCGAAGTAAACAGCACCAGGAATATGACCCACAGGAACGAGGTCGTGAATCGGCTTAAGGGTTCCATAAGTTGGCTTGGAGTTCCCGTAGTATGACCTGGGGATAAGGTGCTCGGGGGCTGGGGTGTGGTAACCTGGTGTAGGGACGTGGTATGCTGGTTTGGGGGCTTGGTAAGCTGGTTCGGGCCCGTGGTATGCTGGTGTTGGGGTGTGGTAGCCTGGGGTAAGGGTTGGGTGGTAGCCTGGCGTAGGGGTGGCGTGGTAGCCtggagtaggggtggggtggtagcctggagtaggggtggggtggtagCCTGGAGTAGGGGTCGGGTGGTAGCCTGGAGTAGGGGTGGCGTggtagcgggggggagggggggggtggtagcCTGGAGTAGGAGTGTGGTAgcctggggtaggggtggggtggtagCCTGGAGTAGGGGTGGCGTGGTAGCCTGGCGTAGGAGTGTGGTGGTAGCCATGCGTAGGAGTGGGGTGGTAGCCtggagtaggggtggggtggtagcctggcgtaggggtggggtggtagCCTGGCGTAGGAGTGTGACGCACTGGCCCAGGGGTCGTCCGATAGCCCGACGCAGGGGCGTGGTGAGGCGGAGCGTGGGCGTCGTGGTGAGCCAATCCTTCGTAGGTGACGGTGGGGTGAAAGCCGTTCTCATCCGAGTGGTAAGTGACGGTCTGGacgcggccgtcggggaggtgcaCGAAGTACTTGCCCTccgtcttgtagccgtcgcgagCCTCCGAGTGGCCGAAGTGGGTGCCGGCGGAGGCGTCGCTGACGGCGTGGTCGAAGTTGTACACGGGGGAGGACTGGAAGGAAGAGCACATGTTGATCAGATGCGAAAATAAAATCTCAGGGAGCTTATCGAAGGGAAAAATATCTCCATTTGCCGACTTTAGAGGGACTTTTCCACCACTTACATGAGGATAGGCAGGTGGGTGTCCGTGCTTCAGGTCCAGAGGGGGGGAAGCGTGGTGTACAGGTCGACCGTGTACAGGGCGACCATGGTGTACAGGAGGAATATGGTGTACAGGTCCTGGAGGAGGATGACTTGGAGGTTTTGGATGGTGCAGGGGAGCCACATCGCAAGTTGCAAGAGCGACCACGCACGCCGCTACCACGAGACTAAACTGtaaagagagaacacgagaagaagcatcagtaaaaaaatgaattaatagatgcaataataatgataataataatgataataataacaataataataacaataataatgataatgataataatgataataagaataatgataatgacaataataaatctaTTAATCAACAAAGAAAGCGAATAAATCAGAAATACCGAAAAAAGTATACGATTCACACCAAACCCTAAAACAACCCAATCTGACATATAAAACGACCATCCACTACCTTTTGGATCATGTTGGAGCCGAGTATGTTGTGATTCTTCCATGCCTAAGTGTCCCCTATATACCTATGGGGCGATATGCTTGCGTTGACAGCACTGAGGTCACGCCAGTTACTTGCCTAACGATGACGAAAGCAAGTCACGTGACAGCTATATGCGTGGGGATTCTGTCGATCTTACGtcatcttgtttatttattggtctatttctttctttcctctctctttctctctcttcccccccccccctctctctctctctctctctctctctctctctctctctctctctctctctctctctctctctctctatctatctatctatctatctatctctctctctctttctctcactatctatctatctatctagctatctagctctatctctatctattcatttatctatctatctacacacacacacacacacacacacacacacacacacacacacacacacacacacacacacacacacacacacacatatatatatatatatatatatatatatatatatatatatatatatatatatatatatatgtatatatatatacatgcatgtatgtgtatgtatgtatatatatatacatatatatatatatatatatatatatatatatatatatatatatatatatatatatatatatatatacatgtatgtatatatatatatatatatatatatatatatatatatatatatatatatatatatacatatatgaataatatatataacatgtgtatatgtatataaataatatatataacatatatatatatatacatatatatatatatatatatatatatatatatatatatatatatatatatatatgtatatatatacacacatacacacacacacacacacacacacacacacacacacacacacacacacacacacacacacacacacacacacacatatatatatatatatatatatatatatatatatatatattatttattctgtgtatatatatatatatatatatatatatatatatatatatatataatatttataatgtgtatatatatatatatatatagatagatagatagatagataaatagatagatagatagatagatagatagatagatagattgatatcatatatacacgcacacacacacacagacacacacacacacacacacacacacacacacacacacacacacacacacacacacacacacacacacacacacacacacacacacacacacacacacatatatatatatatatatatatatatatatatatatgtatgtatgtatgtacgtatgtatgtatatgtatatatatatatatatatatgtatgtatgtatgtatatatatatatatatatatatatatatatatatatatatatatatatatatatatatatatgtatatatatatgtatatatatacatatacatacatgcatatatatatatatatatatatatatatatatatatatatatatatatatatatatatagacatacatacacacacacacacacacacacacatacacacacacacacacacacacacacacacacacacacacacacacacacacacacacacatatatatatatatatatatatatatatatatatatatatatatacatatatacatatacatatatatatataaatatatatatatatatatatataaatatatatatatatatatatatatatatatatatatatatatatatatatttatttatttatttatttataaacatatacatacataaatgtatgcatgtacacacacacacacacacacacacacacacacacacacacacacacacacacacacacacacacacacacacacacacacacacacacaaacacacaaactcacacacacacacacacacacacacacacacacacacacacacacacacacacacacacacacacacacacacacacacacacacacacatacacacacaaactcacactcaagcacacgcacgcacccaaacGCATAATTCCtacatcaaacaaaaaacaaatatcgaaaaaataaatagataaaacaagatGTTCATATACAAAACACTACATAAAATACGAATATACCTATGATTTCATTTCCCAGGAAAAAGAACCATCGGCTCAGTCACCGGGATCAGCTGGCGAGTGTAAACATGGCTTCCACCGTCATCAGGGGACTGTCTTCTCTGGCTAAAAATGCCTCAAAGTCAGGTTGTTGTTTAGACCATACAGTTTTTAATGTCAATATATCTTAGAGGAGTTTGTAAGATAAGTTTTTATGAGGTTGGCATGGTATTTAGGAAGGTTTTGAGGGAGAAATTATGAGGCGGCTTTTCACCTGTGGTAATGAAGCTATTTATTTCATCAATTACTCAATTCTTTGTATATTTCTCACGGTTTTTGTACAGAAGTTGGAATGCTTCTGATGTATAGATGTGTCTGTGAATTTGAACCGGGCGAATTACTGGAATCTTGTAGGGATATTAAAGTTGTGGACAACCCCGGTAGATTGcataatttctatatttataGCATTAACTAGAGAAAGTAACTATGATTGTTGTAAAGTGAATTGTACGAAGATTGGGAATGGTAAACTGCTGCACTGCATAATTCTTGAGAGTATCTTAGGCTTACGGACTAACCTGTTGGATACAGGCCAGATTGGAAACTTTGCAAAGTCCGTGGCCGAGTTGTTGTTTAGAAGCAGAAACTGTGCAGCTACACGTACAGATTGATACAAAAATGTGCAGCAGAGTAAAAGTTCCAGGTTTCATAGGTCCAATCAGCCATTGGCTTCGACTCAAGGAATTCCCAGTTCGTGGCTGTACGTTTAAGCCTCCAATTATTAAATGGCATGGCTGAGAGTAAAATTTTTTTCCAAATGGCGTGGCCAGAACCGTGGCTGAGATACCAAGTGCGTACAGCACTTTCCAATCTGGGATACAGGGTGATGCAAATATCTTGATATAATAGATTTTTAGTTGCAGGTGGCAGGAACATGTCATAGAA
Proteins encoded:
- the LOC113825532 gene encoding glutathione S-transferase 1-like encodes the protein MPDFYFASMSPPCRAAHLVAKAVGVDLNLKPLDLSKGEQNDPDFVAINPQHCVPTLVDGDLTLWESRAICTYLASQYGKSDSFYPRDPKTRARVDRLLYFDMGTLYDRFGKYAYPVLFGGERPDPAKLEKLHEALGWLDDLLAGSSWAVGDRFTVADCVLVASVSSFEAGGIDLGSYGRITTWLEKCKTSLPGYEEVSAQGLAIFGGFAREKLSK
- the LOC138862756 gene encoding uncharacterized protein, with the protein product MEESQHTRLQHDPKGSGWSFYMSDWVVLGFGVNRILFSFSLVVAACVVALATCDVAPLHHPKPPSHPPPGPVHHIPPVHHGRPVHGRPVHHASPPLDLKHGHPPAYPHSSPVYNFDHAVSDASAGTHFGHSEARDGYKTEGKYFVHLPDGRVQTVTYHSDENGFHPTVTYEGLAHHDAHAPPHHAPASGYRTTPGPVRHTPTPGYHPTPTPGYHPTPTPGYHPTPTHGYHHTPTPGYHATPTPGYHPTPTPGYHTPTPGYHPPPPPRYHATPTPGYHPTPTPGYHPTPTPGYHPTPTPGYHATPTPGYHPTLTPGYHTPTPAYHGPEPAYQAPKPAYHVPTPGYHTPAPEHLIPRSYYGNSKPTYGTLKPIHDLVPVGHIPGAVYFDPLPLHRD